A window of Candidatus Nomurabacteria bacterium genomic DNA:
CAGTTCTCAATGAATGCCAATAAACATCATCAGCGTGGTAAACCTTCTGTTCTACACCATATCCTTCTAGTAATTCAGGTAGAAAGATCTCTAATAAACCTGTCTTTCTCATCAGATCGATACCTACAGATGGTTTAGAAGAATTAAGTAGCATTTTCATAAATTCATCACGGATACGCTCCATCGATACAAGCTTAGCTACAGGGATGGCTTTCTTTATCGCTTGCAATGTTTCTGTCTCTATCTCGAATCCTAGTTGTGCTGCCATTCGACACGCTTTGTATGCACGCAGACCATCCTCCTTGAATCGCTCTAACGGTGTCCCAACAGCTCGAACAAGCTTATGATCCAGATCCCTCAATCCGCCAAATGGATCGTATAGATCCCACTGCTGGATCTTATCTGAACCATCTAGACTACCTTGAGTTAGATCTACTGCCATTGCATTGAAAGTAAAATCCCGTCTACCTAGATCCCTATCGATATCCTCGATGAACTTCACTTCGGTAGGCCATCTTCCATCAACATATTTTTCTTCACTACGGAAAGTAGTTACCTGTACCTCTTCTATCTCTCCGAACTTATCGGGGATCAAAGCTGAGATCATGCCAAACTTTGCCCCAGTGGAAACGCTTTTAGGGAAAATATTTAGCATTTTATCTGGTTTTGCGTTAGTTGCCAGATCCCAATCATCCGGCTTGATCCCAAGAACCACATCCCTTAACGCTCCACCAACCAAATGTACTTGGAACCCTTCTTTATGCAACATCCTCGTGACTTTCTGAACATAGTCTGGTAGTGCAAATGAGATTGTGGATTTCTTATCTTTGTGAAGCATTGTATGTGTTAGATCTTAACAATGTAGACTAGCGTGAGTATACCCACAAACATAGTTATCAGAAAGATCTTTGCGATCTTACTTCTAAAGTAGTTATCCCCACTGATCGATGCAAATAGAACTTTTACCAAAAGG
This region includes:
- a CDS encoding HD domain-containing protein — its product is MLHKDKKSTISFALPDYVQKVTRMLHKEGFQVHLVGGALRDVVLGIKPDDWDLATNAKPDKMLNIFPKSVSTGAKFGMISALIPDKFGEIEEVQVTTFRSEEKYVDGRWPTEVKFIEDIDRDLGRRDFTFNAMAVDLTQGSLDGSDKIQQWDLYDPFGGLRDLDHKLVRAVGTPLERFKEDGLRAYKACRMAAQLGFEIETETLQAIKKAIPVAKLVSMERIRDEFMKMLLNSSKPSVGIDLMRKTGLLEIFLPELLEGYGVEQKVYHADDVYWHSLRTVDVAPDNIKLAALLHDIAKPRCDMGDGHFYGHDKEGSKMTGEIMQRMKFSKADIKRTQLLVMNHMFYYPHAEEGMSEAEIEYIKEHEWSDAAVRRFIARVGEENIEDLFALRIADATSNPKSAFNPEEIQLLQHRISEVRQYDMALKVKDLAIDGNDLLKMGVKAGPNVGRVLDYLLERVLDDPLINTKEQLLSKARKYLESGDESKKSGDEPKNN